CGTCTGGGAacattctaataaatttaataatatttcataaatttaataataaattctaatgaataaataatgttgcgcataatttataaaaactcaaaatttaatattacatctcaatattttagatttaaaataaataaaggtatatataataaattagttatGGACAGGaacaaagaatataataaatgattCTAATAAATTCGTTATGGACGGGAACAAAGAATATAATCCCGATCTCGGTAAATTAATGGAGAGAAATATTTTCTCACACTCTCATTTCCAATTGAAAATGAggattttcttcaaaatgatCGTGTTTATGTTAGTTTTGAAATGGTCAGCTCATAAATTTAACTccgtttttaatttaataatacgaaagctaatttgaatttacggataaattaattaaggaAGCAAATAGTAttatactatttataataattattatttgattcttcaataattccatttttatataaaaaaaataaataaattaaagttagtattgaatttattaaaaaattaattatttttaaaaaagaaaggtggCTGTTTTTACCAGGTGATTGGCGGCGAGTTTTATGCACCAAAGTTGGCAGTTTTGTGGACCTCGTGTGCGCCGGTGGCCCGTAGTTTTGGTCGCCCATTGTATCCAACCGCTTCCGATTCTCCATTGGCTGAGCGTTAGGTTTTAGTAACGACGGCCAGTTTATTACGCTTTCAACGGCCATTGGGTGTCATCATCATTCAcgcttcttttttattttttaatttcaatttatttttttaaacaaatatatattacatgAATATTCTTNTTTTCTTCAAAATGTTGAATAGAAAGTCAGCTgacattaaatcaaatttaaaatataatattgtaattttcttgattaaaaatttggaatattCCAATAATATGCttctttattgaataaagtcaattataatattatttaataaaaatgtaatttaatatttgatgcTTAAAAGGCAGGCGTGGATGCTCTTGtcactttttttaattgctcatctctattaatttaatatatttttttaattttttaaatatttaatttaatatattttttaaaatggattaaaatatttctgtGGCCTAAATCAACGGAGCGGATGCATTATCACCGGTTATGAAACCTAATTCGAATCCAACGGCTGAGATTGTTCTAAGCAACTACTAATACGAGGCGTCTGTACGTTCACAGAAACACAATCAATTACAACTCTCTCCACTCTTCTCTTTCTGCTCTCCATTTCCTTTgatctaattttgaattttttcgcTAATGGCTACGATCCAATCCGTTAAGGCAAGGCAGATCTTCGACAGCCGTGGAAATCCCACCGTCGAGGTTCTAATCTCTGTCGCTTTCTACTTCAAATTGTTGATCTGTCTTCTTTACTGTTTATGTCTTGTCATCCTTCTCGATTTTCAAGATTATCGATTTGAATTGCTGAAATCGACTGGTGGATTTGTTAGATATAGATCGATCGGGGTGCAATGGTTGTTGATTTTGTGGTTGATTGTGACGagattcataatttttctttgaagatGATGtactatttctatttttaagatCGATCTCAGGTTGAGATTGTTGaattcttattttgtgttatCGTTTTAGGTTGATCTTGTGTTGTCTGATGGAACCTTGGCTAGAGCAGCTGTTCCGAGCGGTGCATCTactggtatgatattgtttttctCCTCCCTGTTCGTCTGTGGTCTGTTTACATTGTTCATTTCTGTTTGGGTTCTACTTAGGGCAAGCTCTTCGATCTAACGATCTGTTGATTTAGAGTCCGGTTTTATACCTAatccttttgtttctcaaatttctcAAGGTATTTACGAGGCACTTGAGTTGAGGGATGGAGGATCTGACTACCTTGGGAAGGGTGTGTCAAAGGTAATGATTCAACAGTTTTCGTCATTGCATGGCTTATATTTTCTTAGATTTAGTTGCTGGTTATGCTCGTGTCTGTGGATTTCACGTTCCCCTTTACTTGTATGCTTTTGTAGGCTGTTGAGAATGTCAATGCCGTTATCGCCCCTGCTTTGATTGGAAAGGTTCGTTGATTAGCTATTCTCTTGATTTTTTGTTGCATTTTTAATGTCGTACATATCCGTGTTCAATATATTGACGaaagttttttcaaaattctctttTCAGGACCCAACTGAGCAAGCCCAGATTGACAACTTCATGGTTCAACAACTCGATGGAACTGTAAACGAGTGGGGGTGGTGCAAGCAAAAGGTATTGGTTAGCTTTCCTTTGtcattatattttgtaaattcgGAGTTGATATTTATAAACGGCGACATTTCAATTTCCAGCTTGGAGCCAATGCCATACTTGCAGTGTCACTTGCTGTTTGCAAAGCTGGTGCTAGCGTGAAGAAAATTCCTCTTTACAAGGTATTTTCTTCTAAAGGGATTAGAATGTCAATGGCTAGAAGCTTGATGATGCATATACTTTATTACATCACTGATGGGATGTGAATATCAaatgatttcaattttcatataCTTGTTTATTTTTGATGCAGCACATCGCCAATCTTGCTGGTAACAAGAACTTGGTTCTTCCCGTTCCTGCATTCAATGTCATCAATGGTGGATCACATGCAGGAAACAAGCTGGCAATGCAGGCATGCATCTGGACTTTTTCTGATCCATTTATTTGTTGACATATCTAGACTGTCTCTGACATATCTTGTCTTCAGGAGTTCATGATTCTACCGATTGGAGCTTCTTCATTCAAAGAAGCCATGAAGATGGGTGTGGAAGTTTACCACACTTTGAAGGTTGGTTATAGTTTTTGTcttaaaaacaattcaaatgcATGCATTGCTGTTATTTTCTAGTTCAATACCCTAAGCTTTATGTTAAAAATTGCAGGCTGTCATCaagaagaagtatggacaggatGCAACAAATGTTGGTGATGAAGGTGGTTTCGCCCCTAACATCCAGGTGCTTCAttcgtttaattttatttttccatctCATTTTGCTATACGGTTATTCGTTTCCTTTCATTTACACCTTTGCATGTCATATTCACCAGGAGAACAAGGAAGGTCTTGAATTGCTCAAAACTGCAATTGCCAAAGCTGGTTACACTAGCCAGGTTAGTTTTTATAACACGTTCAATGTTCTTGCTGATCTATCATATCTATTAACGGCGGGAGTGTTAAAACTTTTCTCTTATTATGTTAGGTTGTTATTGGAATGGATGTTGCCGCATCTGAATTTTATGGGACAAACAAGACCTATGATTTGAACTTCAAAGACGAGGTAGGTTAattaagtcaagaatgtctaCATTAATCACCATAGCTGTGGACAATTTGCAATGAACAATCTCAATTTATTTACTTGTGATTGTATTGGTGCAGAACAATGATGGCTCACAGAAGATCTCAGGAGATGCTCTTAAGGATCTGTACAAGTCTTTTGTCTCTGAGTATCCTATCGTGTCTATCGAAGACCCATTCGACCAAGATGACTGGGAGCACTACGCAAAGATGACCAGCGAAATGGGAGAAAAGGTTCAAATTGTGGGAGATGATCTCTTGGTTACCAACCCGAAGGTAAGAATGGCTTTTATTTGGTTCAGGGTCACATGCAACTATTATTGCATACTGAAATCCTTCAAACCCTTTTAACATTTCTGTTTTCCCATTGTCATAGAGGGTGGAGAAGGCCATCAAGGAAAAAACTTGCAATGCTCTTCTTCTTAAGGTTAACCAAATTGGATCCGTCACTGAGAGTATTGAGGCCGTGAAGATGTCAAAACGTGCTGGTTGGGGAGTGATGGCCAGCCACCGAAGGTTTggaaattcaacatttttgttCTGTAGAGATATggttttttctcttctttttattagAACTGAGTTTTACTTGGTTGCAGTGGAGAGACCGAGGACACTTTCATTGCTGATCTGTCTGTTGGTTTGGCCACGGTATGTGTTGTTTCATTCTTCAACATGTTAATCTCAGATCTCTGTAGCGGTATCATTTTCattgattgattgaattttGGATACTTTTGTGTTCAGGGTCAAATCAAAACCGGAGCTCCATGCCGATCGGAACGTCTTGCTAAGTACAACCAGCTGTTGCGTATCGAAGAGGAGCTTGGGTCAGCTGCAGTGTATGCTGGAGCTAACTTCCGCAAGCCTGTTGAGCCGTACTAGATGAAGCTGGAAAGTGTTGCGAGAATGGATGGGGGTAGTTGTTTTGTGGAACTCAGATAATCCcaatttttaccttaataaGTTCATAAGAGTTTTGTTCTGAGAGGTTGAACAATAGTGTGTTCCAagaaggtttttttttctttgtctaGTAAGACATGATGCGTCATGTTGTAGTTGCGCATGGCTATGATTTTAAATGGACGAGTTCCTTTTAAAGCTTGTTCAACGTGTTTTTCTCAATTGCCTTGTTCTCTCCCTTTTATCTCTTGCGTCAAATGTTTTTTGGAAAAGCCCTGTTAGGGTCCTTCTTGTGTGGAAAACGGTGTGGCATTTGTTCTAACTCAATAAACAATTCAGTCAGCCATGGAAAATGATTTAAGTCTTTGTGGAAAATCAGTGTGAAATACGATAAATAACGTACTAAGCTTAagcttaaataaaaaaaagaataacataACGTAATAagcttaaataaaaaaaacgtaataagcttaaataaaaaaaacgtaataagcttaaataaaaaaaacgtaaTANGTGCACACTTTTATTAACACAATAGGAAAACCACGTAAAAGGAGTTTGGAAGGGACATGCGACTATGGACAGCGCATTGAATAAGCATAATTGGGATGTCCAACATGCATAGGCAATACATTTTGTCCAACATGCATAGACAATATGTTTTGGGACAAGTATGAGCGTGATATTGGGCAGCCCAAAAAAGtcttaaaactaaaaactggTTAGACTACTAATAAGGCAAGCATGCATGAGTCTGTTGCTGAGTGATGGGCATATGGGGTCATTTGGATgctaataaaaaattgatatgaatttgttacatcaaatttaatttatgttttaaagtTGTAAACTAAcgtaatttaacaaaaaattgatatgaatttgttacatcaaatttaatttatgttttaaagtTGTAAACTAACGTAatttaactttataaaaaatagagatatttaaataatgtaaGTATGTattggttttaaaattgtattaaaatttGCAGGCTGTGGGGTTCGAACCCACGCGCACTTGTGTGCAGAAGATCTTAAGTCTTCCCCCTTAACCACTCGGGCAAACCTGCCATTTGGTTTatgatattattgttttttatttaattatatataatttttttaaaaaacctaaTCATTAAAACCAGATcagagagaagaggaagaagcagAACTCTGCCGGTCTcgagcaaaagaaaaatggcgGAACACTTGGCTTCAATTTTCGGAACGGAGAAGGATAGGGTTAACTGCCCCTTCTACTTCAAGATTGGAGCCTGCCGACATGGAGATCGCTGCTCCCGGCTTCACACTAAGCCCAGCATCAGCCCTACACTTCTTCTCTCTAACATGTATCAGAGACCTGATATGATCACCCCCGGCGTTGACCCTCAGGGCCAATCCCTTGATCCTCGCAAGGTCCAAGACCACTTTGAGGTTTCTACTCCCCCTTCATTCTCGCCCTTCCCTtgattttacatttatttcttggattttaaaccttttctttcctttttcgcGTATGGGATGCAGGACTTTTACGAAGATCTGTTCGAGGAGCTGAGCAAATACGGAGATCTTGAAAGCTTAAATATTTGTGATAATTTGGCTGACCATATGGTGTGTTTacatttatcttttaaattgaAGCTATATTGGGTCCTGTGTTACTGACTGGTTTGATTTGAACTCCGTCGACAGGTGGGCAATGTTTATGTTCAGtttagagaagaagaacaagctGCTAATGCGCTTCATAATCTTAATGGACGTTTCTATGCAGGTTTTATGTCTTTTTCCTGCTGAATTTCTTTTATGAAGGAACCAATCCTGTGGATGCTATATGAGTACTCTTGTATTAGCTTAGTGTCATGAACATTCCTCAGGACGATAAATGCAAATTCGTTCTTGTTAAGTCATTCTAATGTAGATTTAGTGAAATTTAGTTTGGATTCCTGGTTCAAATAAAGGATTTatctcttatatatatatttttatcatatttcttgGCACATCACTAGTCTAACTTTTACTAGAGGAAAAAAATAGTTTCTAAAACACCATGTATATCGGTGGTTGGTCGATTCAATGCTGATAATGTAGTCATGTGTTTAAGAGCTCAATTCGATTacatgattttcatttttggatgTCAATAATGTCCTGAAGTTGGCTTGCAACTTTGGAGGTTTGATGGAGTTTTCCCAAATATAAAGTATGGGATATTCGTGGGTTTATGTTATTGTATCGTTGTCGTTAAGATTTAGACTGCAGATATCCACTTTGTCAATGCTTGCTACGTactcttcatttttatttatttagttttcttttgtaCCCATGAAGTCTTGATATGTAGTTACTTGGTCCTATTTGTGAAATTTGTAACAGGGCGACCTATAATTGTTGACTTCTCTCCGGTGACGGATTTCCGAGAAGCTACTTGTAGGCAATATGAGGAAAATGTATGTAATCGTGGTGGCTATTGTAACTTTATGCATCTGAAGAAGATTAGCAGGTAATATCGTCGTCACGACCCCCTTGTTTTTCTGAAGAGGAATTGGTTACCTAATGATCCATATGCTCTTTGTTGTAATTTTCCATGTGTTTTTAGAGAGTTGAGAAGGCGTTTATTCGGGAGGAACAGGCGCAGGCGTAGTAGAAGCCGAAGTCAAAGCCAAAGCCCCCATAGACATCATGGATATGATGAGCGTCCACATGGTGGTCGTGAACGTGGATCTAGTAGAAGAGATGGAGACAAGGACCCTCGGTACCATGATAGAAGCAGGAGGCCTAGAAGCCGTAGCCCTAGGCATAGAGGGGGACGGAGTAGGAGCCCGGGAGGAAGGAGGAATAGAAGTCCTGGCAGGGAAAGTAGCGTTGAAAGAAGGGCTAAGATCGAACAGTGGAACAGGGACAGGGAAAAGGCAGACAATGGGAGTGGTCATCAGGATGATGGTGGAAGCAATGACCTTGTACAAAATGAAGATGAATTCGATCCTTCTAAGCAGTACTAGAGAACATGATGGATGCTGTTGCTTGCCTGAAAGAGACATTACTGGTTTGTCTCTGTCCTTTTCTTGGTTCGATTTAGGGGCCATAGTAGAATCCTTTCCCCTTTATCAAACAGcccattttctaaaagaaGTAGCTCACTGCCCATTTCCACTGTGCAGGTGGAGGACAGGTTCCCTGTCACGTGTTATTGAATGTGAATTTTCCAGTTTTGTTAACCTCGTCTCGGTCGCCttagaaaagaataaataggatAGAAATAGTCGTTAGTGAGTAACGTCGAGGAACCTTCTAGTATATTTCAAACCATTGTTAAATCGATCACAGCTACCCCTATCCATCGTTCTTTGTGTCGTTCCTTCGTTATAAACTCTACCCACATACACCTTAGTCGCAAGCCCTTCATGTTCATGGGAATCAAAGGATAAAACAAAACCTGATATCATAAGTAGAATGTGTGCATGTAGTGCTTAGCCTGCATAGGTCTTGAGGAAAGACTAAAGAGGAAGGCCAAAACTTTAGGATCAGTCATGTTTGCTGATGATTACCACTTTCTTAAACAGGTTAATCTATGAAATAATGGTTAATACATATTCTATCCCTCAAAATTTGACCTGTGTTGTGCTGTTCCCAACTAGTATTTTACTTAAACTTTCAACTTGTAGATATATTCATCATACTTAAAACCGAAGTAGAGATCATCGTCGGTCTTTTAATGTTATTGACCCCCGTTCTGtatattgatttttcaaaatcgTTCTTACATACGTTGCGAGTTTTGCAGGTTCAGGATTTCCTGCTTGCCCAAATACTTCTTAGGAAGCTTACCATGGTATTCATAATACAGGTTTGGCTGTTATCTCTGGAGGTTTTTCAGGATGTGGTGAGATGTTTGGTTGGAAACATGAAGAAGGAAGCTTCTTCTTTAATCTTGTGTAGTGCTGAAAAATGATCACTAATCCATAATCAACAAACAAGTAAGTTCAAGGTTTTCTGTAGCGTTGCTTTCTTGCTTTGAATTCTGTTGTATTTCGGATATTGTATTGACGTTTTCagaaatgaataataatactaTGGAGCTGTTATTTTTGATTGTGTGTTGTGATGAGTACTAATGTTTCATTTTGACTGGGAATGTCTCCGATTCTTAATCATCCACCGTTGTAGTTGGCTATATACACTGCGATAACTGATACCAATGGCACATGATCGCCATTACTGGATTATTATAGATTTCATCAATAAATGTAACCACATTTATTATCACTAATATATCACTATATTTCATGTTCATCATCCATAAATTGATATCACTGATTCATGTTTATGATAAATTGATATCACTGATTCATGTTTAGGGTCGATAAATTGATAGATGAAAATACGCGATAGACATGTTGTAACAGTCCCATTAGACATGTTGTAATAGTTTAAGTAGATATgttgtaacagttcaaaccaaccattagtagatattgtcctttttggattttcctttttgaactttccGTAATATATCACCGATTCATGTTTAATGTACTATGTTAATTGATAGATGAAAATATGCGATAGACATgttgtaatagtctaagtaGATCTGTATCATCGATAAATTGATAGATGAAAATATGTGATAGACATgttgtaatagtctaagtaGATATgttgtaacagttcaaacccATAGCAgattttgtcctctttgggtttttcctttcgagctttccccaGCCTAAGTCTAACCactgggtttttcctttcgagcatttcctgtaacagcctaagtcaaccactagctgatattgtcctctttggacttttctttttcagagttgatattgtcctctttggacttttcttttctagagttgatattgttctttttggacttttcctttcgggcatgtgttcacactcttataaagaatgattcttGAGTTTGAGATAACTTTAcgaatcttaaatttttttctcaattttctattattttaatccaaattgTTACCTATGCAATTCGTTCGAAAAAATAGTCAAAACATACATAAGTCAACATGTTTAAAGTTTGttctctaaatttaattatggactga
This sequence is a window from Cucurbita pepo subsp. pepo cultivar mu-cu-16 chromosome LG19, ASM280686v2, whole genome shotgun sequence. Protein-coding genes within it:
- the LOC111781810 gene encoding enolase 1-like; this encodes MATIQSVKARQIFDSRGNPTVEVDLVLSDGTLARAAVPSGASTGIYEALELRDGGSDYLGKGVSKAVENVNAVIAPALIGKDPTEQAQIDNFMVQQLDGTVNEWGWCKQKLGANAILAVSLAVCKAGASVKKIPLYKHIANLAGNKNLVLPVPAFNVINGGSHAGNKLAMQEFMILPIGASSFKEAMKMGVEVYHTLKAVIKKKYGQDATNVGDEGGFAPNIQENKEGLELLKTAIAKAGYTSQVVIGMDVAASEFYGTNKTYDLNFKDENNDGSQKISGDALKDLYKSFVSEYPIVSIEDPFDQDDWEHYAKMTSEMGEKVQIVGDDLLVTNPKRVEKAIKEKTCNALLLKVNQIGSVTESIEAVKMSKRAGWGVMASHRSGETEDTFIADLSVGLATGQIKTGAPCRSERLAKYNQLLRIEEELGSAAVYAGANFRKPVEPY
- the LOC111781637 gene encoding splicing factor U2af small subunit B-like, whose protein sequence is MAEHLASIFGTEKDRVNCPFYFKIGACRHGDRCSRLHTKPSISPTLLLSNMYQRPDMITPGVDPQGQSLDPRKVQDHFEDFYEDLFEELSKYGDLESLNICDNLADHMVGNVYVQFREEEQAANALHNLNGRFYAGRPIIVDFSPVTDFREATCRQYEENVCNRGGYCNFMHLKKISRELRRRLFGRNRRRRSRSRSQSQSPHRHHGYDERPHGGRERGSSRRDGDKDPRYHDRSRRPRSRSPRHRGGRSRSPGGRRNRSPGRESSVERRAKIEQWNRDREKADNGSGHQDDGGSNDLVQNEDEFDPSKQY